CTCGACCGCGAGCTGGCCAACGCCGTGGGCGGCACGATCTACTCGGGCACGACGGAGATCCAGTACAACCGGATCTCCTCGCTGCTCGGGCTGTGACCGGCTCAGGGCCGCGCCTCCGGCGCAGCGGGTCATGGGGCTCCGACTCCCGGCCCTCCCTCATCGCCCCCTCCGCTCCCCAATCCAGGCCGGGAGGCCCCGTGACCGTGCTGCTCAAGGTGTGCGGCGCCACCAGCCGCGACGACGTCGCCCTGCTGGGGGCGGCGGGCGCCGACCTGATCGGCCTGTGGCACGGGGTCCCGGGCGGCCCCGCCGACCTGCCCCTCGGTCGCTTCACCGACCTGGCGGAGGCGTGCCGCACCACCGAGGTGACCGAGCCGATGATGGTCACGTTCCTGCGGGACCCGGCCGTCATTGTCGACGCCGCCCGCCCGGCGGGCGTGCGGTGGCTGCAACTGCACGGCTACCAGCCCCCGGCCGTGGTGGCGGCGCTCAAGCGGGGTTGGCCGGAGGCCACGGTGGTCAAGGTCCTGCACGTCACCGGCGACGCCTGCGTCGAGCGCCCGCTGCTCGCCTCGTACGAGCGGGCGGGGACCGACGTGTTCCTGTTCGACGCCACCGGAGCCGAGGGAAGGGTCGGCAGCACCGGCCTGTCGCTCGATCCCGACGTGGTGATCGACCTGGCCGAGGCGACCACGCGGCCGTTCCTGCTCGCCGGGGGCATCTCGGCCGCCAACCGCTCGCGTTACGAGAAGGTGGCCGCCCATCCCCGCTTCGCCGGAATCGACGTCGACACGGCGGCGCGGGACCTGTCGGGGGCGTTCTGCGCCGACAGCGTCGGCGGGATCCGGCGACGGTGGCGTGCCGTCCCCGAGGTGGAGGAGGTCTTCTGATGGCGTCATCGTTCGTGGACACGCTGACGGGCGCGCGGCGCCCCGTGATCATGGAGCTGAAGCCCCGTTCGGCCGACGGCGAGGACCTGTTCCGCGGCCGGTCGCCGGCCGAGATCGTGGCCCGCTACGAGGCCGCCGGCGCGCCCTGCCTGTCGGTCGTCACCGGCCGCTGGTTCGGGGGCGACGCCGACCTGTTGGCCGAGGTGGTCGGGCGCACCGACCTGCCCGTTCTGCAGAAGGACTTCATCACCAACGCCGGAAAGCTGCGGGCGGCGAGCGACCTCGGCGCGTCCGCGGTGCTGCTCACGGCCGCGCTGCTGCCGGGGGCCGCGCTGGCGCGGCTGGCCGAGCGCGCCCTCGCGCTCGGCCTCACCCCGTTCATCGAGGTGGCCGACCTCGCCGAGGTCGAGGCGCTCCCGTCGTGCGAGGGGTGCGTGGTGGCCGTCAACAACAAGGACATCCGCGTCCGCGAGCGCGGGGACGCCGACCTGGACCGCAGCCGCCGGCTGCTGCCGGCCGTGCGGCGGACGGGGACGCCGTGCCCCGTCAGCGCCAGCGGCATCGATGACCCGCGGGTGGCCGCCGGGCTGCTCAACGCCGGCTACGCCGGACTGCTTGTCGGGACCCGCCTGCTGCGTGCCGACCGCCTCGAGTCATGGTGCGAGGAGCTGGACGACCTGCGTCCTGCGCCGCCCGCGCCCCGTCGAGCGGGCTGAGCGACAGCTCGTCCCACTCGACGGCGAACGGGACGCCCAGCTCGTCGGCCGCGGCGATCACCCGCGCGGCGAGGTCGTTGGCCTCGAGGTACCGCCGACCCGCGACCAGGGCACGGGCGACCCGCAAGGGTCGCTCCTGGTCGTACGGGTCGAGCTCCATGGCCGTCTCGAGCCGCTCCATCGCCTCCTCCATGTCGCCCGTCTCCAGGGCGGCCGTCAGCACGACGTCGATCAGGCCGAGCACCCGCCGGCGGACGCCCTCGCGGCGCTGGTCGATGCGTTCGTCGTAGACGTCGTCGGGCAGCAGCGGCCCGGTGAAGGCGGCGAGGGCGACGCG
The DNA window shown above is from Thermomonospora umbrina and carries:
- a CDS encoding indole-3-glycerol-phosphate synthase; translation: MASSFVDTLTGARRPVIMELKPRSADGEDLFRGRSPAEIVARYEAAGAPCLSVVTGRWFGGDADLLAEVVGRTDLPVLQKDFITNAGKLRAASDLGASAVLLTAALLPGAALARLAERALALGLTPFIEVADLAEVEALPSCEGCVVAVNNKDIRVRERGDADLDRSRRLLPAVRRTGTPCPVSASGIDDPRVAAGLLNAGYAGLLVGTRLLRADRLESWCEELDDLRPAPPAPRRAG
- a CDS encoding phosphoribosylanthranilate isomerase, with protein sequence MTVLLKVCGATSRDDVALLGAAGADLIGLWHGVPGGPADLPLGRFTDLAEACRTTEVTEPMMVTFLRDPAVIVDAARPAGVRWLQLHGYQPPAVVAALKRGWPEATVVKVLHVTGDACVERPLLASYERAGTDVFLFDATGAEGRVGSTGLSLDPDVVIDLAEATTRPFLLAGGISAANRSRYEKVAAHPRFAGIDVDTAARDLSGAFCADSVGGIRRRWRAVPEVEEVF